A single genomic interval of Balaenoptera musculus isolate JJ_BM4_2016_0621 chromosome 14, mBalMus1.pri.v3, whole genome shotgun sequence harbors:
- the LOC118879887 gene encoding 2'-5'-oligoadenylate synthase 1-like yields the protein MKKLRKTRANQLDKFIEDRLLPDEDFRTQVNEAIHIICSFLKERCFQSAPYPVRVSKVVKGGSSGKGTTLKGLSDADLVIFVTSLTSFQEQLQHRRRFIEEIRKQLEACQREEIFEVVFEVQKRRRKKPRALSFVLRSPQLLQGVKFDVLPAFDALGQLTKGYRPDPKVYVQLIQECESLGREGEFSPCFTELQRAFLKERPTKLKSLIRLVKHWYQMCRMRRGKKLPPQYALELLTVYAWEQGSMETEFSTAQGFRTVLELVLKHQHLCIYWEKYYDFKNPIIGQYLRRQLAKPRPVILDPADPTGNVAGKDPYSWQLLAQEVRVWLGYSCCKNWGGSPVSTWKVPV from the exons ATGAAGAAGCTCAGAAAGACCCGAGCCAACCAACTGGACAAGTTCATCGAAGACCGCCTCCTGCCAGACGAGGATTTCCGCACGCAGGTCAATGAAGCCATCCACATCATCTGCAGTTTCCTGAAGGAGAGGTGTTTCCAATCGGCCCCCTACCCTGTTCGGGTGTCCAAAGTTGTGAAG GGTGGCTCCTCAGGCAAAGGCACAACCCTCAAGGGCCTATCAGATGCTGACCTTGTAATCTTCGTCACCAGTCTCACAAGTTTTCAGGAACAGCTTCAGCACCGAAGACGATTCATCGAGGAAATTAGGAAACAGCTGGAAGCTTGTCaaagagaggaaatatttgaagtggTGTTTGAGGTCCAGAAACGCCGAAGGAAGAAGCCCCGTGCTCTCAGCTTCGTGCTCAGGTCCCCTCAGCTCCTCCAGGGGGTAAAGTTTGATGTCCTGCCTGCCTTTGATGCCCTGG GTCAGTTGACCAAAGGCTACAGACCTGACCCTAAAGTCTACGTCCAGCTTATCCAAGAGTGTGAGTCCCTGGGGAGAGAGGGCGAGTTCTCCCCCTGCTTCACAGAGCTGCAGCGAGCCTTCCTGAAGGAGCGTCCAACCAAGCTGAAGAGCCTCATCCGCCTTGTGAAGCACTGGTACCAAATG tGTAGGATGAGACGTGGGAAAAAACTGCCCCCACAATATGCCCTGGAGCTCCTGACAGTCTATGCTTGGGAGCAAGGAAGCATGGAAACAGAATTCAGCACAGCTCAGGGATTTCGGACTGTTTTGGAATTAGTCCTGAAGCACCAGCATCTCTGCATCTACTGGGAAAAGTATTATGACTTTAAAAACCCTATTATTGGACAATACCTGAGAAGGCAACTTGCAAAACCCAG ACCTGTGATTCTGGACCCAGCTGACCCTACTGGAAATGTGGCTGGTAAAGACCCATATAGCTGGCAGCTACTGGCACAAGAGGTTAGGGTCTGGCTGGGGTACTCATGCTGTAAGAATTGGGGTGGGTCTCCAGTCAGCACCTGGAAGGTGCCGGTGTGA
- the LOC118879888 gene encoding ATP synthase F(0) complex subunit C1, mitochondrial-like has protein sequence MQTTRALLIPPALICSCTRGLSRPVSASFLSRPEIPSEQPSYSSVPLQVARREFQTSVVSRDIDTAAKFIGAGAATVGVAGSGAGIGTVFGSLITGYARNLSLKQQLFSYAILGFALSEAMGLFCLMVAFLILFAM, from the coding sequence ATGCAGACTACCAGGGCACTACTCATTCCTCCTGCTCTGATCTGCTCTTGTACCAGGGGTCTGAGTAGGCCTGTGTCTGCCTCCTTCCTGAGTAGGCCAGAGATCCCATCTGAACAGCCTTCTTACAGCAGTGTCCCACTCCAGGTGGCCAGGCGGGAGTTCCAGACCAGTGTTGTCTCCCGGGACATTGACACAGCGGCCAAGTTTATTGGTGCTGGGGCTGCCACAGTTGGTGTGGCTGGTTCAGGGGCCGGCATTGGAACAGTGTTCGGCAGTTTGATCACTGGCTATGCCAGGAACCTGTCTCTGAAGCAGCAGCTCTTCTCCTATGCCATTCTGGGCTTTGCCCTGTCTGAGGCTATGGGACTCTTCTGTTTGATGGTCGCCTTCCTCATCCTCTTTGCCATGTGA